The following coding sequences are from one Culex quinquefasciatus strain JHB chromosome 1, VPISU_Cqui_1.0_pri_paternal, whole genome shotgun sequence window:
- the LOC6053736 gene encoding post-GPI attachment to proteins factor 2-like: protein MQSAMIDGHRSDAGGDSGLVKVGSSNPVLTAAGRAAAAGGGATDLAEGVGGGGGGDGEGGGGGKSQSEKLAVHLIVSFRDICVFTLVLPLGTLFVCFVTAYVFQPEEIHETHCRVYNIIPSISAITGVSPQRYLWRISIALHIGPRFVIAFVYKNYYRALINELLDPLSIKKASRLLKIVYCLNMVEICALLGVTYISNKENYPLHEKVFIIFMISSLSYMLATLKLLKVLQPNGPQTAQEESALRYKRAFFALSIASTVGLILFFLKHRFLCHDLAFSWFALCEYIVASANMGFHCTTMLDFPTEDFLIAKNTERYRKKQAALSWKLD from the exons ATGCAATCCGCCATGATTGATGGCCACAGAAGCGACGCCGGTGGAGACTCCGGCCTGGTCAAAGTTGGATCGTCAAATCCGGTCCTGACGGCGGCTggccgagcagcagcagcaggaggagGTGCAACAGATTTAGCAGAAGGCGTTGGAGGGGGTGGCGGAGGGGATGgcgaaggaggaggaggtgggAAAAGTCAATCGGAAAAG CTGGCCGTACATCTGATTGTCAGCTTTCGTGACATTTGTGTGTTTACGTTGGTCCTTCCGCTGGGCACTCTGTTTGTGTGCTTCGTCACGGCGTACGTCTTCCAGCCAGAAGAAATCCACGAGACACACTGTCGG GTGTACAACATAATCCCGTCGATAAGTGCCATCACCGGCGTTAGTCCCCAGCGTTACCTGTGGCGGATCTCGATAGCCCTGCACATCGGGCCGAGGTTCGTGATTGCCTTCGTCTACAAAAATTACTACCGCGCGCTGATCAACGAACTGCTCGATCCGTTG AGCATAAAAAAGGCTAGCCGTTTGCTCAAAATCGTGTACTGCTTGAACATGGTTGAGATCTGCGCCCTGCTGGGAGTCACATACATTTCCAACAAGGAAAATTACC CCCTCCACGAGAAGGTCTTCATCATATTTATGATCTCGTCGCTGTCGTACATGCTGGCGACGCTGAAGCTGCTGAAGGTGCTGCAGCCCAACGGGCCCCAAACGGCGCAGGAGGAGTCCGCGCTGCGCTACAAGCGGGCCTTCTTCGCCCTGTCGATCGCGTCCACTGTCGGGCTGATTCTGTTTTTCCTGAAGCACCGCTTCCTGTGCCATGATTTGG CCTTCAGTTGGTTCGCGCTGTGCGAGTACATCGTGGCGTCCGCCAACATGGGCTTTCACTGCACCACGATGCTGGACTTCCCGACGGAGGACTTCCTGATTGCCAAAAACACGGAACGGTACCGGAAGAAGCAGGCCGCCCTCAGCTGGAAGCTGGATTGA